TTTAAACAGCCCCCTCTTgtataaacagcattttgcttttgtttgaatgatgtgtATTGCTGAGGTAATAGTgcccatgtatgtgtatatttattattgttcagATGTCATTTGGTTACAGGAAATGAGCCTGAGTTATAAGAGATTTCTTCATGCCCAATAAATGTAgttctgctttattcaaacCAACACTGGAGCTCATGGGCAAATTAATGTGCATGACAAGACTTGTTATGGTCTGTAACTGTCCACATGATTCATATTAAGAACAAGCTTTAAGGGGATTCTGTTACCCCTGTTAAATCATACAGGTTTGATTAACTAATTTGGACACTAAAATGCATCAGTCAGAGTTTATAAAATTGACAtcgcaataaaacaaaatgtctaataatgcAGTCGTCTAGGCACTAATCAGACATTAGAGGGGGGAGTATGGCATCAGCATCATGTAACGTAGCTAATgcttgacaaaaacattccacaaaaatgtgcacTCGTTTTAAACTATGAGTCTAAATCAGACATACAGTAATTCACACTGGAGTGACTACAAACCGACTCATTTACAACCACGTACCTCAGGCACACaacacccagaaacacaagagccaaaatggcagccactcccacagctgcagccgcGATCAGTGACTGACCTCCTTAGCAAAGTCAGAGAGATGTAGCCCTGTCAGTTATGATATAGCAGTGCTCATTTCACAACATGCCTCACCATGGTCCTTAAGGCGaaagtttataaatgtttagATACACCCCTTATATACCTACATTTACTGgaaatttctgtacatttgaattttactgaattcaatgCTGGCATCATGATACTTTTAGTTACActgctcatcatcattatctacCATGATCCGGTTCGGATTGTAGCACCGATATCATGATCAGCATTGCTTTGTAGCCTCTGGATCATAATCAGTATCACATAAAATACTGTATCAAATATTTTCTGGCCCTACCTTGCACTGTGACCAGTAGAGCAGAAGCATTTTGAGCTCCAagtctgttctgtgcctcacagtagtactgtcctctgttccaggatccaaagttagaaaagttcaaactctgtccagatcctgcctgccagactccagtgtcattcttcttaacccaggtgtagttctgcacaggtgggttggcatcactgctgcaggtcagagtcattgaactgccctccactatttcaccagaggggctcactgctACTGAGGTGCTCTTGGGACGATCTGAAAGACGGAACAATGATTTGTAGTTTCGTGTGAAATTTAAACCTGACTCAGGCATACGTCATGTTTTCAAATCATTGCATCATGGCACTTTTCCAGATATTGAAGATTCATCCGATGCTATAATGACAGaacatttacatgcagcatAGTATAATCTGTACAATTTAGCTGAAAATTATAGTTGAAAACTTTCAAAACTGTGAGATTTGAAGAAGTTTGGCCTCTGGTACTCACATCTCACATTAAGAGCCACTGCAGGGGAATGAAGCTCATAGCCTTTCACAGCACAAGAGTATCTGCCTGCATCTTCACTGCTGGCTGTGAACTGGTGACTCTGatcagtgaaggacagaggagatccgtccctgtaccagatgaaggctgggctgccagtcagagtgcaggtggtgctacagttcagtctcacactctgtccctctgtcactGAGTTAGGATTCACCATCACCTGTAGATctgcaaatagcaaattaaaCCTGTAAAAATCTTCCAGTCATACTTGTGGGAGGAGAATCCTCTGAGTTtatagcataaaataattacCAGTGATTGCCAATGTGACCCCAGGTTCTCCAGTATATTTTCCACGATCACAGTCAGTCAGGAACCtgaatttgtatgtttttgaatCAGTTTCTCTCAGGTGTTTTATTCTAaaagtgcagtcactgttcttattccccaggtactccacacgGTCAGAGTACTCTGGGGTCTGGGACAGGTCCTCATGCTCCTGTGGCTTGTTCCAGTgaataaaccagaatgttttctgcactgtgtgagatgtaggatatgagtaagtgcagctcatgtctactgaagacccctttaaggcacagattctctcaggggtgtaCGTCACTCCCCATCCACTctggctcagaacacctgaaaatcacacacacacacacacacacacacacacacacacacacatattgctCAGTGCTTTTGCACACAGATGTATTGGTAAAATTACAGATTTGGGATTCAATTGTCAAAACGACAGCACCTAAGATTTTCTCCAAAAACATAGAACATCAACAATTGTACACAATCAACAGCTCTGATCATTTAGTAGAACCAGAGATtcactgcatggccaaaagtttGTGGACAcatgaacatcacacccatatgtgcgtCTTGAACATcttattccaaaaccatgggcagtAGTATGCagttaaaccccccccccccctccttgctGCTATAACcacttccactcttctgggtAGGCTTTTCACAAGAtgttggaacatggctgcgaggattcacttccattctgCCACAAGACCAGTAGTGAGGTTGGGCAGTAATTTTGAGCGATAAAGCCTGGTTTGCAGTTGGCATTTCAAATCATCCCTAAGGTGTTCAatggggctgaggtcagggctctgtgcaggccagtcaagttcttcaacAACAAACTcggaaaaccatttctttaaggACCTCGCTTTGTGCACGGGGGCACTGTCATACTGAAAAAGGAAAGCGCCTTCCAAAAACTGTTATTACAAAGTTGGAAGCTCACAATTCTCTTGTATGCTTGAATgccattgtatgctgtagcattaacatCTCCCTTCTCTGGacctaaggggcctagcccaaaacaCCAAAAACTACCCCAGaacattattcctcctccattAAACTTTACAGTCGGCACTATGCATTTCAGCAGGTAGCGTTCTCCTGGCATTCGCTAAATCCTGatttgtctgtcagactgccagattgTGAATGAAGCCTGaatcatcactccagagaatgcgtGTCCCCTGCAACAGAGTTCAATGATGGTGTGCTTCACATCACTTCAGCCTAAGCTTGGCATTGtacatggtgatcttaggcctGTGTACAGCTACTTGGCCATGGAAACCTATTGCTTGATGCTCCCAAccaacagttcttgtgctgatgttgcttccagaggcaatctagaactctgtagtgagtgttgcaactgaggacagacAATTTTTATGTGCTACGTGCTTCAGCACTCTGTGATCCCATTCTGAGACCTTTTGTGGACTATCGCTTCGCAGCTGAAACGTTGTTGCTCCTgtacgtttccacttcacaataacagcacttacagttttAAAGCTGGGTGTGAAGCTCATGAGATGAAAAAGAGAAACTGCAATGGTCAAAGTGAATGGCATTTCTACCGTGAGAATGGCAGCAAAAAAATAGTGTGAAGCACACAAGTTTGGCCCCATCTACTCACATATCACATTAAGAGTCACTGCAGGGGAATGAAGCTCATAGCCTTTCACAGCACAGGAGTATCTGCCTGCATCTTCATTCCTGGCTGTGAACTGGTGACTCTGATCAGTGAAGGGCAGAGGAGATCCATCCCTGTACCAGATGAAGGctgggctgccagtcagagtgcaggtggtgctacagttcagtctcacactctgtccctctttcaCTGTGTCAGGATTCACCATCACCTGTAGATctgcaaatagcaaattaaaCCTGTAATAAAGCTTCCAGTCATACTTGTGGGTAGAGAATCCTCTGAGTTtatagcataaaataattacCAGTAACTTCCAATGTGACACCAGGATCTCCAGTATATTTATCACTGGCGGTCAGGAACCTGAATCGGTATGtttttgaatcattttttctcagttggtttattctgaaagtgcagtcactgtgctTATTCCCCAGATACTCCACACGGTGAGAGTACTCTGGGTCCTGGGACAGGTCCTCAGGCTCCTGTGCCTTGTTCCAGTgaataaaccagaatgttttctgcactgtgtgagatgtgggatatgagtaagtACAGTTCATGCCTATTGAAGACtcctttaaggcacagattctctcaggggtgtaagtcactccccATCCCTCCTCGCTCAGAgcacctgaaaaatacaaacacacccacacacacacacacatgcagacacacatacaggcacatacacacacacacacacacacacacgtgcacacatacacacgaacacatgtatacatacacatacatacatacacacatgcgcacacatacgcaaatgcacgcacacacacacacgcacgcacacacacacacaaattcacgcacgcacacacacaaacacactgctcagaaatcctttaaaacacagatgtgttggcaacatgacagataagagattcaattaaaaaaactttaaaacaactgCACCTAATTTCTCCAAAACTATGGAACATCAAtaattgtacttgtatttcaatactaactgatgtcagtagatggcagtagccgCCGATCAATGTGAGATtcgcaggtacaggaagtcttgcTTAGTAGCTAGCTTTGCTAGAATGCAGTAGCAAACCAAGCAAGTTATGAGTGAGTGTCTGCATATAACGATGGctgaaaactgttatgttttgcttgcagtgaaaacaaactgctttcattaaaacGTGGCACCGGAATACTTGTGTCGTCATTCtaagaatgcaacatgcacaatcaACAGCTCCGATCATCTAGTAcagccacagatatttatatcatgcctcaGTCTCAGTTTCAACGCTGAGTGTGAAGAGAAACTTCATCTTAAaggctctctctttttcccctctcttttcagATGAGAAACGTTGCACTACTCtaaactaatgtactgtagaacattattttatattaattatatacattccttaaagcaatttaaatgtattcactttgGCTTCTGATTGAGATAATGAAGAGAGACTAATAAATaggaacacatgctgataaatactttATATGTAGACAGATACATCAGaactacatttggaaaaaaaacaaaacaatttacctgacacagagaggatgattaccaacaaggtattgaagagcatggctgaCTCAGCCTAAATACTAAATACTATACTATAAATACTTTATATGTAGACAGATACATCAGaactacatttggaaaaaaaacaaaacaatttacctgacacGGAGAGGATGATTACCAACAaggtattgaagagcatggctgcatcagattgaaaatatttatccaaatacacatatacaggtcttgattattatttacactgtgaaaatgaacagcacaaacaaagactgtcagagtattctcttaatttgcagaaatactagaataacaattactacacaagcacacacagtgagttaatgtgctgctaatgccTAAAAATGCTTTGGGTTTTATGAAGATCTCACAAAgattccagaaagcagagactCAAACAGCCTTTTACTTGATGAATGATATTTGTATGGAAGAAGCAGCAATTGTTTAtagtcagaaaatgcattttattttatatttgattccagtttaaTCTTCTTGCACCACAAAATATCATGACGTAGTTTTgactaaatgaaatgatatgatAATGCACTTACCAGGAGAGATTTCTGATCTGGCCTCAGTGGTTTGTTAATGTGCCATTAATATTAATCAGCcttgcagacagagcagtgtggctgaatatgatcgcaaataaaatgcttcacactaaatataaaagtagaatgtgttacagatctgactcacttcctgAATGTGATACTCATTTTAGATTGTATCAGATACAaacttttgaataaaatatacagagtcgtttgctttgtgtctggactggaccagtagtgccttttcaaaaagactgggtaattcttatttctttgcccccactgtattattgaaattcagatgtcaataatattcttcatttttgcatattacgcttataaaataaacataaatactgtgtttacaaaaatgattccgGATTACAACACAAACTGATGCTAAGATCTGAGACTTTGCCGATTCCAatacatccatcaatccatccattatctatacccgcttatcctgagctggagctggtgctggagcctatccaagcatgcattgggcgagaggcaggaatacactctgtgCAGGCTTCCCATCTatcgcagggaacacacaccattcactcacacattcatacctatgggcaatttagagtctccattTGGcctatttgtatgtttttcgaCCGTGGGAggcaaccggagtacccggaggtacatgcaaactccagacaGAAAGGACCCAACCTGAGATTCGAAACCCatgccttcttgctgtgaggcgacagtgctacccactgcaccaccatgccacccctactccaatacatgtacagtagaggTTAATATAGAAGTGACTGTaaaaggtgtgataggcatcaggcac
This window of the Anguilla anguilla isolate fAngAng1 chromosome 1, fAngAng1.pri, whole genome shotgun sequence genome carries:
- the LOC118232177 gene encoding B-cell receptor CD22-like, which translates into the protein MLFNTLLVIILSVSGALSEEGWGVTYTPERICALKESSIGMNCTYSYPTSHTVQKTFWFIHWNKAQEPEDLSQDPEYSHRVEYLGNKHSDCTFRINQLRKNDSKTYRFRFLTASDKYTGDPGVTLEVTDLQVMVNPDTVKEGQSVRLNCSTTCTLTGSPAFIWYRDGSPLPFTDQSHQFTARNEDAGRYSCAVKGYELHSPAVTLNVICVLSQSGWGVTYTPERICALKGSSVDMSCTYSYPTSHTVQKTFWFIHWNKPQEHEDLSQTPEYSDRVEYLGNKNSDCTFRIKHLRETDSKTYKFRFLTDCDRGKYTGEPGVTLAITDLQVMVNPNSVTEGQSVRLNCSTTCTLTGSPAFIWYRDGSPLSFTDQSHQFTASSEDAGRYSCAVKGYELHSPAVALNVRYRPKSTSVAVSPSGEIVEGSSMTLTCSSDANPPVQNYTWVKKNDTGVWQAGSGQSLNFSNFGSWNRGQYYCEAQNRLGAQNASALLVTVQGGQSLIAAAAVGVAAILALVFLGVVCLRYVVVNESVCSHSSVNYCMSDLDS